The genomic region aagctttttacacctttatttatgaaataaaggttatggtttgttttaaaatgaatgcagtctttgaaaaacgtctcatatagaggtcaaaacctctcaacgaaattaattaatatggaacatttttaatcaataagaacgggatatttcagtctgCGCCAAGGAGATCCTCTATCTCCTCTTCTTTTCATCATTGGTCTAGAAGGCCTCCAAGCAGCTATCAGAGATGCTTCAGATGCGAGTTTATATTCGAGCATTCGTGTGGGTAAATCTCCCAACCAGGTTACTGTCTCTAACTGCCTATTCGCCGATGATGTTCTCTTTGTAGGCGAATGGAATGATTCGAATGCACATAATTTGTAATCCATACTTGTTTGCTTTTTTGCTATCTCAGGCTTGAAGATTAACCTCCTAAAATGCTCTTTGTTTGGTTTGGGTGTTAGCTCATATGAGATATCCAGGATGGCGAATTTCATGGGTTGCTTGACATCTACAATTCCATTTACTTTCCTTGGAATCCCCATCGGTCAAAACATGAATCGCATTGAAAGTTGGACTCCTATTATTGACAAAGTGAAAAATCGTCTTTGTTCTTGGAAAGTCAATCTTCTATCTTATGGAGGGAGACTAACTTTGGTTAAGTCGGTTTTGGGATCTCTTGGAACATACTACATGTCGTTGTTCAAAGCTCCTACCACGGTGATCAATAAACTTGAATCACTTCGTGCTTCTTTCTTTTGGGGTGGGAAAGAGCATGCTCACAAGATTCATTGGGTTAGTTGGAATCTTATTCTTAATCCGATAGACAAAGGGGGTCTCTCGATGGCAAGTCTAAAATCCTTGAATCTAGCTTTAATCTATAAATGGCAATGGCGTTTGGTTAATAATCGTGACGATTGCTGGGCCAAACTTATAGTCGCTATTCACGGTCACAGTCACGGAGGCAATCTCACTTGCGCAAATAATATTTCTGGTACTTGGTCTAACATTGTTAAATGCATCACATTAATCCATGataaaaattatatcacagctGATCACTTACTACTCAAATTGGGTAACGGCTCAAGTGCGACTTTCTGGTATGACCCTTTGCTTTCTAATTTTTCTCTTGCTGATCGCTACCCTCGTCTCTTTGCTTTAGAAACAGATCACTCTTGTTCGGTTGCTTCAAGGTTCGCAAATGGTAATTGGTTATGGTTTTGGCGACGTCCTCCTAGAGGAGGTGTGGAAGCTAGCCAATTGACTGATTTATGTAACGCTCTTCAACCTGTCTCCCTCTCTAATGCGTCTGACTATTGGGTATGGGAGAACCCCCCATACAATGAATTTGTCATCTCAATTGCAAGACGTCTGATTGAAAATCAAATTTCTAATTCGACTCAGGTCTCCCCCATGTGGTGCAAAACAGTTCCAATAAAAACTAATATCTTCATTTGGCGTATTAATCTCGATCGTCTTCCTACGATCCGAAACCTTGAACAAAGAGATATCTTCGTGGAAAGGGATTGCTGCCCTCTTTGCGATGTCTCGGAAGAATCCCGTAATCATCTCTTCATCAGATGCGACACTAGCTACCAAATTTGGTGCAAGATTGGCACTTGGCTCGACATCTCTATTCCTCTCTTGGATTCAATCGAAGACTTATGGTCATGGATCCACTCAATTCCGCAGACTGGAAACAAACGCTTCATTGTTAATGTGGTGGCTATTTCGACTCTTTGGCACATTTGGAAACTCAGGAACGGCATCATCTTCAAGGATCACAACACGAGAAAATCTTACGTTTTTGATTATATTGTTCTGTCGTCTTTTAATTGGATTTTTTCGAGGTACCACAAGTCATCCCTTAATTGGACTAAGTGGTTACACTCGCCTTTGTATTCcttgtaacttttttttttttttttagctccTAGCTAAGCTTTTAATATATTTTGCTGTTCCAAAAAAACATATATTCTCATTCCTATTTTCATAGACGATTGCTACGTTCTCTGAAATATTGAGGAACAATAAACTAAAATATTGAATTTATCAATCTAAAATAAAcaatgaatattaaatattaattatgtgATGTAGAGAAAATTGTAAATTTATGTGATCAAATTAActagaaaataataaaatattttgtccCAAACAAATTCCTATTTCTATTCATGTTCCTAGTCTTACACTCTTACTATATACTACTGTATTACCCAACACATCGTGAGCAATAACTTTTGCATGTTTTAAATTTCATTAATGTTATATAATCCTAGTGTTTATCTCAAATTAGTAGGTTATTACTCTAGTGTGTTTGCTTCCTTTGCAAACTTGTGTCGATTGTAAAGTGTTTGTATCGGGTTGTTAGGCGCCCTAAGTTCCCCTTCTTCATTGTACTCTTATGatctttatatataaaattttccttgctttttaaaatataaaaaattcaTTAATGTTATTCTTTTTTTCTAACTTCGAAAACCCACATGTATTCTTAGTTAATAATTCAACCAAAAATGAAATGATAAGTGGAGGGTATGTTGTCGTATAATTATGACTTTCGTGTTGCACACCCTAGAAGTatggaggtttttttttttttttttttttttttttttttaataaataaataatacggagtaacgtTAACAAATATAATAttcatataaatattttttttcttcttttaattttttttaaattgctATTTTCTGTAAattttatactttttatattttatgaaAAAATGTTACTTTTTTATAATACCCCGTCAAAAATCCATTTGACGGAACGTTAATAAAAGGTTCTACAACGAGGTTATGCCCTCTACATGAAACGTTTTCGCAAAGTTCGGCATTCATTTATTCAATATATTTTCACAATAGAAAGTTTACAAAAACAGAAAGTTTCCCAAAGTATAAAGTATGACTTCATCGTCATAAAACGGTACCAAAAATCTAAATAAAAGAACCAAATGTAACAAGAATGCGAATTAAATAAGTTTGTAGAAAACAAAATGACGCCATGATCCAATGTCGTAACATGCTCACTCGTATATGCGTGTGCGGAAGCAAAAGCTaagtacctgagaaatacatgctaaaATTTGTCAGCATTAAGTTGGTGAATTTACAGGTTTGAATAACAGTTGTAtaaagtagaccacaagattttcatagttcAAAATGTTTGGAAAACCATTCTAGATAATGAGCACCTAATATCGAAACTTAACATGTTTGTAGAATGTTACCACATACCTGTAATACAAGATACTCGTAACCCAAGTGTTAGAGGTCAAACGATTATGCACCCGTTTATGACCGGCAGTTAAAGGTTAACACTAAACCCAGGTGGAGATTGTCAGTCTCAATAGATCTATTCACAACAATTCGCGCTTACCAaacccagtaattaacgatatcaagcTGGGAATTTCTGGTTACAACTCATGTGTAAGAATGTAAGTAATTGTACTTGTGTCTATGCGTAAAACAGTAAAAGCATGCATGATTTCTCACCCCAAAATAAAAAAGTTAAAAGGGGTTGTGAACTCACCTTGAGTAGTATCAAGTTTTGCAAAAGCAACAATAATTATGGATGATTAGGATCGTAAGACGCAACCTAATCAATTAGATTGTTCAAGTAAGTTTAATATATCACACTATGTCAATCCGTAGTGTACATGTCATCCTAGTGCTCAACGACTCGATTAAATAGTATAAGTCACACATAGTCAACACAGTCCATGCAagtcaacaaaggtcaaacttggtcaaagtagtcaaccaaaGTAAACTATCTCAATAGGTCATGTAATCATGGTCAATTAATCAATCCTAGGTCAATTAACAAGTTTCAGATTGCAATTAGTCATAATCGCGTTTACAATTTACCGTAAGTTCCGTGTTCATGCGAGTCATGCAAACAAATAAGCATAAGTCATAGCACATAGCTCATGGAAAAGTGAAATGCtccagattaaatacatataataagCTTCCTAAAAAGTCTAGCCATGCTTTCATATGATTTGTATAACTAACGTTGCATGCAATTAATACCAAACCAGTTTCTAGACGCGCAGCAGAATCTTAAATTCTACCATTTAATCTTGAAAAATTCAAATCACATAAGGTCAGTGGGAGAAGGTCACAAACATCCCAAATTTATTCTATCAAATTTTCAAAGGTTTTTAtgtagccaattcgtacagtttttcAAAACAAGTCAAACTTTCTGATTTAGTTAACAATCAGGTATCATTTCAAGCCACTTAAAACACATAGCATACGAAGTTTTCAGAAGTTGACATATAAATGAAATATGTGTCTTAACATATGATCAACAACATATCCGAAGATAAAGTACTCAACTAATTTCAGTCTCATGTTATAGCATATAATGTGCACACGGGACAATTTGGTTTCTATTCGGGTAGCCGTTTTCGGACGCGATTATTCGAACATCTAGAAACAATTAGTACACATggtctacatgaaaagtgaagtactacATATGAACTTTCCAAATCTTAAAGCTTCTTTTCCAGAAGTTAAGTCACATAGTCGTTTGGATCTGTTTTAAGTCACCGTTTAACGTGTTCTCCCATGAATGATCATTTAAACATATAACGAGTTTCACAAATCCAATTACCATGATATCATTGTCCAAATTGAATGTTTTTCAATTATCTATCAGATGGTGCATAAATCAAAGTTTCatccaaaaagtattttgtaacaccgtactttttacatttttttttttttggatttagaGAGAAAATAAATGTTTTAGGGTTTATGTGTTGGGAAAATTAGGAAGAAATGAACGTACAAGCATATATGTTTAATTTAGGTTGCTTCACATTAAGGTAAGCTCTCCCGTCTAACACGCGGGTATTTACCGAttatctgaaacccaaaatctttaataacttattcattctaagtccaattcacaaaaggaaatatgttctgtgacccttgtcacaaagcgcacattatcccatacacaataattataaaacacataattattaaaattactttaataacacagaagggtaaataggtcattacctactaggcccaaagtgaggttgttacaaatctacccccttaagaagatttcgtcctcggaatctggtcaaggttaaACAACTGAGGGTATCTAGAGGTCATCAACTCCTCGGTATCCCACGTCAGATTggtgcctaaactatgcttccattccACAAGCACCATTGGAATCTGCTTCTTGCGTAACTTAGTTACTTTTCTGTCGACGATCCTCACTggttcttccaccaatttcttacttGAATCTACTTTCAGATCTTGGAGCGGAAGAATTTGACTTTCATCGTCCactttacacttacgaatataGCAGATGTTAAACGTGTCATGAATACCTGCTAACTCTGGAGGGAGATCTAACACTACAGTTTGATCGTTCAGCACTTGACGAATTCTAAAAAGACCAATGTATCTCGGAGCTAGTTTTCCTCGTCTATCAAATCGAATTACACCCTTCCACAATGACACTTTTAAATACACACGTTCACCCACAGTAAACGTCATTGGTCATCGACGaggatctgcatacatcttttgtcgatctctagcagcTTTCAGCTTTTCACTTGCAATAGCCACTTTTTCTGCAGTTTGTTGCACAATTTCTGGAACTGCAAACTATTTCTCACCTGCTTCCAACCAACACGATGGAGTtcgacactttctaccatacaacatttcataaggcggcataccaatacttgaatgataggagttgttgtaagcaaattcgatcaatggcagatgataatcccacgatccaccatattctaacacacaagcccttaacatatcctctaaagtctgagtagttcgttcactttgaccgtcagtctgaggatgataggtTGTACTAAGGTTGACACGAGTACCCAAATTTTCTTGTAGACTATTCCAGAAACTATACACAAATCGGGAATCTCTATCTGATACAATAGACAGCGGTATCCCAAGTCACGATACTATTTCATTCAGGTACAACTGAGCTAATTTcgtcaacgaagctgtttcactagTAGCTAGAAAATGCGCACTTTTGGTTAAACGGTCCaccattacccaaatcatatcatttcctttctgggttctgggtagttttgtcacaaaatccatagtgatatgttcccatttccactctggaatctctaattgacgcaaagacccatacggtttctggtgttctgctttcacTTGGGCGCATAAATGACACTTTTCCACGTATTGCGCGATGTCTGCTTTCATAGTTGGCCACCAATATAAAACTttcagatcatggtacatttttgtaCTACCGGGATGCACAGATAATCTCGATTATGTGCTTCATTTAAGATTAAATCCATCAATCCTCTGAGTAACGGCACCCAAACTCGTTCACGATAAGTCTTTAATCCTCGAGAATCATTCATCAATTCTACTCTTCTTTTCACCATTAACTCAGATTTCAAATGTTCATCATGTAATGCTTCGAGTTGAGTTATCTTTAGTCGACCCACTAAATCAGACACAATCTCAATTCGCATAAACCTTACATTGTCAACGGATTTCTTACtacttaacgcatcagccacgacgtttgccttgccaggatgatatctgaTCTCACAGTCGTAATCCTTAATTagttcttgccatcgtctctggcGCATGTTCATTTCTTTTTGCGAAAAGATATACTGTAAACTTTTATGATCGGTGCAGATAACACAATGCgtaccataaagataatgtctccacaactttaacgcaaacactactgcagccatttctaagTCATGTCCTGGATAATTCTTTTCACTTGGTTTTAACTGTAGAGATACATACGCAATTACACGAtgtctttgcattaatacacaacccaaaccGAATAAAgacgcgtcgcaatacacaacgaagtcgtcggaTCCCTCGGGTAAGGCTAACACTGGCGCTTGACACAACAAACTTTTCAAAGTCGAAAACGCAGTTTCCTGTTCATTACCCCACTGAAAAGGCACATCCTTTCGAGTTAACTTGGTCAaagaacttgcaatcttggaaaaatctttaataaactgtcggtagtaaccggccaatcctagaaaactcttgatttctgtcAGATTCTTTGGTGAATTCCAATTCATCACAGCATCAATTTTAGACGGATCCACCTTTATACCTTCTGCACagataatatgacccaaaaattgaacttcacgtaaccagaactcacactttgaaaactttgcatACAATTGTTCACGTTTCAAAAGTTTCAACACTTGTCTTAAATGCTCAACATGCTCGGATTTTGTTTAGGAGTACACTAAGAttcatcaatgaacacgataacaaacttatccaaaaatGGTTTACACACcttattcataagatccatgaaaattgctggagcgttggttaacccaaacggcatcactaagaactcataatgaccataacgagtacaAAATGCAGTATTAGGAATGTcaaattcagcaacacgaacctggtgaTATCTCGAACGTAGATCTATTTTCGAAAAGAACGAAGCCCCTtgaagctgatcaaataagtcatctattctaggaagcggatacttattcttcactgttattttatttaattcacgataatataTACACATTCGgagcgtaccatctttctttttcacgaataacactggtgcacccaaggcgaagaactcggacgaatgaacccgcggtccaacagttcttgaatttgggacatcatttcacgaatttctGAAGGAGCTAATCCATACGGAGCTTTAGCAACCGACGTAGCCCCTGGaactaactcaatcttatattcaacttccctgatCGGCGGTAAGCCTGGTaattcatctgggaacacttctggATATTCAGACACCACCGGAATATCGAACactactttcttttccttctttacaTTGATCACATAAGCTAAGAAAGAATCACATCCCTTGGCCAAAGATTTCTGAGCTTTCATCATCGACAATAATGGACAACGGAACCTGCCGCGATCACCACGAGCCACTACCCGTTTCCCACCATCCACCGGAAAAGAAATTactttcctatcgcacttaatactgGCCTTATGGTCACTAAGCCAATTCATGCCTAGCACTACATCAAAAGTTGGTATAGGCATCACTAGGCAAGTCACAGGGAAAAGACTACCCTCTATGTCAATAGTAATTCCAGACACAAACGTTGTGACTATAACCGTTCTACCGTCACCCACTTCGACACTTAAGGGTTCATTTAATACACTAACAGGCacatttaacttagcacaaaatgtaGTTGACACAAACAAGCGATTTTCTCCACAGTAAAATAGTACACGAGCCGGCACAGAATTTACTAAGAACATACCGGTGATTGCATCGTCAGTAGCAGTGGCAGCGTCTACTGACATCTTAAAGGCTCTAACTTCAGTTGGTGGAGGATTCTTGTGCTTCTGCCATAGAGGAAGCAGATGATCCCCCAGCTGACACAACACGTACCCCTGACCCGGACTCCGGCCCAGAATAACTCTTTCTTATAGCTGGACACTTTGCAGATCTGTGACCCTCTTTATGACAGTTCCAACACACATTATTCTTAAACGAACAATCTTGAGGCTCATGTCCTACTATACCACAacataaataaagtttcgtcaagGTTGTACACTACCTACTATGTGAAGACTTACACATTCTACACCATGTCTTCTGACCACTTGACACTGATCCACCCTAGCTAGATTGCCCTTTTGGCTTAAACCAACTTGATTTCTTTGATTGCTGACTAGACTGACTTGCCGCTGGTTTCACTTGCGACACAGTTTCAGTTTTCACACTTCTGGCCGCCTTAATACCACTTTCAGTTACCTTTGCCAACATATGCGCTTGTGACAAAGTAGTAGCAAGTCTTGCAATCATGCGATACTCAGGTTTTAAAATTTCTACAAACCGTTGCACTCTGGACTGTTCGTCAGGTATCCATTGatgcacaaaccttaatttatccataaacTGCTCAAACGCTTCATCGACTGTCATTTCTTCAGTCATCGTCATTTGCATGAACTCTTGCTTCAATCGATTGATATCAAATGCGGCGCAGTACTGCTCTTGGACCTTTGCAGAAAATTGTTCCCATGTGACCTGATTGAGTTGCTCTTCGGACAACGAAGCTGTaattgtatcccaccaaaccatagctCGATTCTTTAATAGTCGGCTGGCATAAGTTACCCACAATTCTGGTTCACATTGACAGGCTttcagttgtgacgacccggaaattttcgatcaaatttaaacttaatctttatatggtttccgacacgataagcaaagtctgtaatattgaaatcttaaaaactttgaactgtgtttaatatattcatttgaccttcaactagttctgatgattcacgaataactatttgtaaataagatacatatatatttaaaaatgtatatatgtatattttaatataatttgaaatattatattatgtagttattagaattaattttgtaaaataaaatgatataagtaataataaaatttattattaaataaacatatataaagtatattgaaaacatatatatttggtttcgaattcacTCTGTAAATGATAGTAGCACTCGTTCATCATTCGATGGTtaattaagcaagtttaattcaaacttatgtaattttaaaataaacggtgatacgaaaatgagttctataaattttaggcttattaaaaatgtatttaggaactatttgttaagttttaacactttttagattttacccataattgagagggacagttgatataatttttatttagtaaattaaggatcaaattttataccataatgaccaaaataaataaatatagttaatttaaaaatatggaatttttctgaatacttttatccgccactgattatcaacggagcacgatttaGCACTAAGTGGCAAACGTCGGTAACTAACATCCAAATTGAATGATGGCTTACTGTTTTCATTTGATTGCACGTTTATTAAATTTGTATCATATATTAATCCATTTGATCCACTTGcttactattaaaatttctatcacTTTACAGATACACATATAATATGCATACATCTAAGATCAATTCACACCTACCTTGAAACCTTTAACCCACTTGTTACTCTCTCTTCTCTCTTTTTGTGAAATAAACGAGCTGAATAGCTCTTCTCTTTGAGCAACTATCTACACCCAAAAACCAACCCAAACTCACTCTCATTTTCAAGATATGCGGATCGTTAAACATCACCACTTTGGCTCGCCTTTGCAACCATCATCTTCATCCTCCCTCACACGTCTATATTCTTCTGTTTCATGCATATTCGAAAACCTCCATCATCGAACCTACCTTCGACAACACCCATCACCACCGTGAGATTAccaaaacaaaccacaaccacTTCCTATTATCACTGCTTCTTCTCCATCTTTATCACAACCTCACGAGCCACCACCATCAAATTGATATTTGTAATCTTTTCGTTTTCTATTTCCTTTTGAATCACCATAGCCACCACCATTCTATATAT from Rutidosis leptorrhynchoides isolate AG116_Rl617_1_P2 chromosome 9, CSIRO_AGI_Rlap_v1, whole genome shotgun sequence harbors:
- the LOC139868960 gene encoding uncharacterized protein; amino-acid sequence: MTFTVGERVYLKVSLWKGVIRFDRRGKLAPRYIGLFRIRQVLNDQTVVLDLPPELAGIHDTFNICYIRKCKVDDESQILPLQDLKVDSSKKLVEEPVRIVDRKVTKLRKKQIPMIIGKYPRVRRESLP